The sequence gggtggctcagttggttgagtatccgacttcggttcaggtcatgatctcacggtttgtgggtttgagccccacattgggctctgtactgacagcccagagcctggagcccactttagattcttcctctctctgcctctcccctgcttgtgctgtctctctctcaaacataaacaataaaaaaatgtttaaatactcaTTGGATTTTGAAGAtggtataaaaaataatgtaacatgtctcattaataataatattgactGCATGTTGAAATGGTAATTTTTGGAAATACTGattatatatctatgtctatatctatatcatctatatctgtatctatatctatttgtttttgtttttaagttaaagtaTACCCAGGACCATTCTCTATTCTTGTCCCTCAAGGAGGCTCATCATGCTTGGTGTTGGCTCCTAAATGAGGCTGGTTTGAGGATAAATAAGATCTTTTCTAGGAGCCAAAGGCTCTCATAGGCCAGTATGCAATCATTATCTTCATAGTATCAGGGCCTAATCTTTATGAACACTACACATCTTCTTTGAAATTAACTGCTACAGACTTGAAATACAACACTTCCTTTCAACAGGTAGGGTTAAGTGCTCAGCCAATAGAAACGTTAGTAGGGAAAAGGTCAGGTTCAGATGCTGAAGCATCTCCCAAAGGTTTTAATGACTGAAGATTCCTCAATGAACCGAACCAAGTAGATGGAGCCCCTGACTATCCCTTTGGTCACTGGGGCCATTTTCTGCTGTCAAGGAGTTATTTGGCACAGGTGCCACTTGGCTCATAGCCTAGTCTCATTGTAGTCAGGATccctgtgttagtttcctgttCCTGTTGTAACAAATCATCAcaaatttattgcttttaaacaacacatatttggagcacttgggtggctcacttggttgaacatctgacttcggctctggtcatggtcttttggtccgtgagttccagccccgcatcgggctctgtgctaacagctcagagcctggaacctgcttcagattctgtgtctcctctctctctgcccctcccctgctcatgttcggtctctctctctccttctcaaaagtaaataaacactaaaaaaaaaataaaaccaaaataaaacgacacaaatgtattctcttatAGTGCTGGGGGCCAGAGTCTAAAATCAAGGGAGATTGGCagagctgcattccttctggaggcttcaggggagaatcattttcttgccttttagttatttatttattatcattattgtttaaatgttttatttttgagagaaaatgtgcatgcaggcaggggaggggcagatagagtcgggtgggctctgcactgactgcagagagcccgactcaggactccaactcatgaactgcgagatcatgacctgagctaaagctggatgcttaaccgactgggccacccaggcgctcaattattattatttttttaatgtttttatttatttttgagagagagagagagagagcaggcatgtGTGAgcaagtgggagggggcagaaagagagggagacaggatctgaagcaggctctgtgctgacagcagagagcccaatgggggggggctcgaactcaggaaccatgaggtcatgacctgagttgaaatcagatgcttaaccgactgagccatccaggtgccctccttGCCTTTTCTAACTGCATTTCTTGGCTCACAACCCTTCCTTACACCACTCCAACCTCTTGCTTCTATCCTTCTATTTCTTGCTGTGGTCAAATCTCCctttgcctccctcttataaggacacttgtgattacatttagggTCCATCCTGATATTCCATATTAATCTTTCAATTTCAAAATCTTTAATCCTTAACCAAGATTTTTAATCTATACATCTACACATTTGTACACATCTACAAAATCCCCTTTGCTATCTAAGGTAGcaagttccagggattaggatgtgaacATCTTGGGGGAACCATTATTTAGCCTGCCACAGCCTTACATTCATTTCTCTGCATTACTTtggtggagggagagagcaccAGTGAAGTCACGAGATTTCAAAGTATTCTGGAGATTTACAGAGAAGTAGGTAAATTCATATCTGTAACCACTGTGATCCACCAAGACTATCCTAAACTAGCCTCGTTTCCATTAGCAATGATCACTCCCTCCCAgcattgcttcttttaaaatgctcTGTAGTGCTGAAGCTGAACTCATTACTTCCTTgttctaaaaaacaaattatcagaGATAGTAAGACGTATGTTTTCTAGAGATGAGATGTTTTTTCATAAGCGTTTAATTTAACAAGCATAGTTGTGGTCTGTGGAATGCTTAGAGTGTAACAGCaccttgtttttaatattctatattctGCAAAATACCTTTACATCCTGTAGTTCATTAGGGCATAGTTACTTTAGTTGTACCAAtgaatgaggttcagagaggttgactTGAACAGGGTGGTCATGCAATGAGTTACTGACAGATCTCGATTCCAAACCTGATGTTCTTTCCACTGCACTGTTCCTGGGCCAAACTTGATCTCATGGGGCTGAGAAGGATCTGAGCTCAGGATCTTGATACATCCTGGAATTGGCCTCAGAATCCCTACCTCCTAAGcatgaaacagaatgaaacccactTTTGGGAGGTCTTACTTAGGGGTCAAAGTTAGGGATAGATTGGAATTTCAGGAATTCAGGGGAAGGTTAAGGTAGCTGGCAAGTCAGAGATACAGTGAGAAGGTAAATAGGACTGAGGGAGACTTAAGAGTGTCTATGTCTGCTCTACGTACCTGCCAACTGCTTCTAAAACACTcaggagaggggctcctgggtggctcagtcagttaagcatccgacttcggctcaggtcatggtctcacacagctcgtgagttcaagccctgagtccggttctgtgctgacagctcagagcctggagcctgctttggattctgtgtctccctctctctctgcccctcccccactcgtactctgcctttctctccctcaaaagtaaataaacattaaaaaaaaaaaagtagccattCTGAAATGGGCCAGGGctactggtttaaaaaaataaaaacataaaaaaaaaaaaaaaacccactcagaAGGGCCAAGCCTGTTTAACTGGTAGGCAGCGGCAGGAGTGCTCCTCGGATACTCAACCTAGAATTAGGTCTGACTTCTGTGAGGGGATTTTTGTGAGAATCTGGAAGAGCCAAGAGTGGCCTGGCTGGGTCTCTCATTCTCCAGTGTGAACACATAATTTGAGGAAGCACAGCAACTCTAAAGCCCATGCTCTTTTGCACTGGCTTTCTGGAGTCTTTTCCCAGCCTTAGATTTCTCTGACGTCTCAAGGAATGGTAGCCAAGGCTGACTCTGCCACCTCACCGCCTAGGTTCAAGTCCTAGCTCTGCTTTGGCTTTGTTATGTTGTCTGGCACATGGTGCTATatgtctccccccccacccccttcctctttctttctttcttttttttaatgtttatttctatttgagagagagagagagacagtgtgtgagtggggggaggggcagagagaagacagaatccgaagcaggctccaggccctgagctgtcaacaacAGAGCCcggctcagggcttgaactcacaagctgtgagatcatgacctgagccgaagttggatgcttaactgactgatccacctcGGCgcaccaccccgcccccaccttttTCCTATTTCTCACCAGACCTCTTTTGGTTCCTCTTTCCCCCCTTACTCAATAACTATTGGCAGCCCTCAGACCTAGGACCTCTCATCATATCCATGTTTTTGGAATTTACTACTCATTAAATCTCGATTACTCTATATGAATGACTTCCAGATTTCATATCTAGTCTTGATCTGCTGTCCTCTCCCAAACCATCAATAGCCATGGACTTGGAATGGGCATCTTATTGCAAAGGTATGTTTGAGAAAACATACCTCAAACTTCCATGCCAAAGACTAGGCTTATCCCTctcccaacttttttttcttttttaagtagactccacagctggcgtggagcccaatgcagagccttGAAataatgaccctgagatcaagacctgagcggagatcaagagtcgcactcttaattgactgagccactgaggtgccccactttcttaactttttaatttcttcccattttcagtTTCCTGGGCAGTCTTCTGCCCAATTATAGATGCCCTTTTCTTCTCAATACTTGAATTCAGatacatttcttttgttcattcatatATTAATTCAACAAGTTCATCATTGTTCATTAATTCATCAGCTGCCCACCATGTGTCAGTAATTGTGCTAGGCCTCAAAGTACAAAGATAAGTTGGGCTTGAGGAGATCAGTCTTATGGTGGTGGCACACAGGCATAGAAAGATTATAATATGATAGGGTAAATACTGTAATAGAAGCTTCCACGCAAAGACCCCACTAGAATACAGTAACAAATGCAAAGTGCTATAGGAGTTGGGGGAAGATTTCTGACAACATGTAACATCTTAACTGTCTTTTAGGACAAACAGTTCAGCCAGGTTGCAAGGTGGGagagctgagggagagagaatgaaaatagaGGGAGTTTGTGCTAAGTCTCAGAGGTATGAAAGGACACGGCAAGTAGGATATGGTGGTAGGTGGAGTTCAAGTGTGACTGGGGTGTGGAGGAAAAGCATGAAGGCCAGCGCTCTCCAACACAACTtcctgcagtgatggaaatggtctaaatctgtgctgtccaataaaGTAGCCACTAATCACATACGGCTATTGAACACCTGTAACGTGGCTAGTAAGACTGAGGagctgaatttaaattttatttcattttatttaatttacatttaaatagcaaGCAGCTACCTTACTGAACAACATTGGTTTTGGCACTGGATAAAGGACAGGACTTTAGCTCTAGGAAACactgaaggtttaaaaaaaaattttttttaatgtttattttcgagagagagacacacagagtgcgagtggggaagggtcagagagagagggagacacaaaatctgaagcgagctccaggctctgagctgtcagcacagagcctgatgcaggtctcgaactcacaaacggtgagatcggaactgagctaaagtcggacgcttaaccaagccacccaggtgccccaaaacactgAAGGTTTTTAAGCATAATACTAGCATAACTAGGAATCTGAGGAAGGGAACACTGGCAGCAGGGATTAGATAAGGATAGATGGCTTAACACAGAAATGCCTGGTAGGGACCAGCCACATGGATAGAATAAATGGGACTTACGTGTTATTGGACATGCAAGAATTTACTGGACTTTGTGACTATTTCAGTGTGGGGAGACTCACGTAAGCAAGGAGACTCACCTGAAGTTTGTAGCTTGAGCAATGGGTGGATGGCAACAACTGAGATAGGATCAGGTTTAGAATGAGGGTAATGAGTTTGCTTCTGGAATATGTTGAATCTGAGGTGTCTAAGAACTATCTAAGAGGATATGattacaaaacaggaaaaatgctAATCTGCAACTGTGGAAGTGAGGCCACCAACATATTTGGGGGTTATTAGCATATAGGTAGTTGCTAAACGCATGGGAGTGAAGGAACTCACTCCATGAAAAATATGTAGAAGAGGACTGGATGGACCCTAAGGGGTCCTAAGCAATCAAAATGTGGTCTATTTtgcatcagagtcacctggggTGCTTGTTAAAAACAGGTTCCTCCTTGTGATTTAACGCCAtggaattatacactttaaaatagttaaaatggtaaattttgttacatACATTTTACCATGataaaaaaatgcaacaaacaaataaacaaacccaaacaaacaacaaaccctCCCACAAATCTAATCAAACCAAACCAACCCAACCCTCAAGCCCCATTCTTAACCTGAATCACTGTTTCTGGAGATGAATCCAGGACTCTCCAGGTAACGTGTTCAATTAAAATTTGAACTAACTGCTTAAAGAGTACATAAAAACTAAGAGATAGGAAGAGAATAAAGGGAGAAGGGTATGGTGAAGAAACCAAGGGAGAGCAGTTTAAAGATGGGATCAACAGTGCTGAATAGTGCCATGACCCAGGAGGAAGACTGAACAAGAGGCCTCAGAATTTGGCATTCAGGAGGTCATTGATGAATGGGAAATAGACTGTGGAGTCAATCCTTTCAAGGGCTTTGCTCACATTTGGTggtgaagagatggagagactgaATAAACTTGAAGAGAGATTGGAAACAGGAAAACTTGGTGGTTTTAGAGAGAGAATTGAGCATGTTGGCAGGTGGACAGGAAGGAGTTAATGAAGCCAAGGCGACATCAAAGGGATCCTCAATAAAGCAGTCTGGGAGAAGTAGTAGAGGTTGGGATCAGGAACTCAGGCAGAGGTTATCTGGGTAAAAGTTCATTGGGTAAGTTCAGAAGTGAAAAGGTGGAAAGATGAAGGGATTTAAGACGGAAGGCAACtgtccctggatggctcagttaagagtcttacgctcagatcacgatctcactgtttgtgagttcaaccccacatcaggatctctgctgtcagcttggagcctgcttggatcctctgtctccctctctgcccctcccaagttCACGCtgtcaaaaaaaacattaataataaaaaaaaaaaaaaaaaaaaaagactgagagcAAGAAAAGACTTCCTGATACAGCAAACAAGAATGGTGCTGGTTGGTCGTTAGGTCATCTGCTTAGACTAGTGGTACAGGGATATAGAGTCAAGAACCTGCAGAAGGGTAAAAGTCCACAAGAGTCACTAGGATGAAAGTGATCAGGAGCAGGAATATAAAAAGATTGAAAAGTAGTACTGGAGTCTGAGATTGGAAATGACACCAACCACATAATTATCCTGCACAAAATAGAAAAACCGGTTTTCCTAAATGAAGGTTTTGGTTCCACTCTCCTATCGTTTGGGGAATGTACTAGCTTTTGCTCTCTATGCATAGAGTTCAAATTCCCTAGCAGGAACTTTTATCTTCTCCACCAATAGGTCCAAAGTTTAATTGGTGGTTCAGACACTCTTATCCCCCAGCCTTCCTTCTATAACTTCAGAAAATAATAGGATCTTAAGGATTTTGAAGCTCATCAATCCAGTCGCCCTTCTTAGCTaggtatattttgttttcctatcttCTCTCCACCAAATCCTTGTCCATCTCCCACTTTCCCTTGGACTCAACTCATGGGTGTCAAAACCTGACAGATATCAGTGATGCCTATCCCACAGCATTTATGCTATAGTCATTCAATTGTAGACTGCATTTTATGCCTGTTTCCCTGCACATATTCCCACTGCCATACTGAtgtgtaccccccacccccatgttggTGTGCTTTGGCAGAGGACGCTGacaaaaaaaagtcctaaattAACTTACTCTCTGGTATGTTTTCAGTTCTGAGCTTGGGTGAGGTTCTTTTTCTTGAGCTGAAAACTCTCTGGATAGAGTGGTTAAAAGCAGAGGTTTCCTACCTACCCCAGAGTCACAGGGCATTCTCAATCATACTCAAGtcacttttattatatataattatacagtCCCACTTCATTCACTGTATTTGTACCAGCTGGATATTGGGTcataatttaaatcttttaaacatCTTATAAATGCTAGCCAGCGCATTTTGGCTAGTATCTGTTACATGCTGTGCTGAGCCTGGGCATGTTGGATACATGACCTGCTCTGGAAAGATAAGATGATTTTCATACTAATTCTCTCCTTTAGCCAAGGCAGTGACTCTTCATTCCAGATTGTATTGTGAGGTGCTGCCTGAAGGCAGGATAAGGAAGTCCAGCAAAATCCTGAAGAAGCCAGATCAGATTCAAGTTGCCCATGGAACAGATACATTCTGAGGCTAGCCTGGGCTAAGTCTCTAACCACTAGAAGCAGCCCCCTCCATATCCTAGAACCAAGATCACTTTTTCTATGCCATCTCAATCCGGAGAGCCCAGCTCATTGCTCCACAGATACAGTCTCTTCTTCCAGAATCAACTCAAACAGTGGGGAATAGATACTGATTCTTTCAATTGCATGTCTTGGACATTTTGCCAAAAGTTTCTGCCAGGTTTTGAGGCTGCCTTACAATCACCAATTAAGGACAGTGAACTTAATTCTTTGTATAACACTCTTTCAATATCTCTTTCCTGGCCTTCCCACCCTCCCATTTCACTGTCTCCAGGATCTtaatctgttcttttctttcccttcgtCTACCAGTGATTCAGGAATTGGATGAGTCTCTGTGGCTTGTTTTGCCCTGAAGAGCAGAAGGCTTCGGTCCCAGCTGGTGTTGCCAAAGCAGCATACTAATTCCATGCCATGGTCCTGGGTCAAGATCTGCACAATCTGATTGGCCATATCACCTCGGATGGCAAGGGAACGGAAGTGGTCAAAGTCATGGAGGCCCAGCTTCCGGAGACGCCTTGCAGCTGCCCGGTAACACTTCCAGGGCTGAGGCTCCACAAGGAGGTAGCGGCAGAGGGAGGAAAGGTGGGCTAGGAACTCCCACAGACCACGGTCCCCATGGTTCAGATGAATCCACATGGTTACTGACATGCAGAAGCCAATGTCAAAAACTGACCGTCCAAACTGGTTTAAGAAAGAGCTCAAGAGAACTTTCCGTGTTCTTTGATTCATAAAGTCCAGGGTGATAAAGGTCAGGGCATCAGGAAAAGGACATTCTTTTTCAGCTCGTTCCACCAGGACTGGATCTATGTCGCAGCAGAGTAGATGGAGTTCTCCTGAGGCATCTGAGCAGGTCTCCCCATCACGTAAGGAAAGGAAGTGTTTGTATAGAGCCACACTCAGATCCTAGAGAAATCCAAAAGAGCTTTGTCATTGCAGCTCTCAACCAGTGAATGGAAGAAAGACCTCTATCTCTTATCATCTCATTGGACTGCCACTTAGTCTTTGCTTTATAAGATATGAAGCTCCAAGACTAAGAAGGTTGCCCAAAAAGTTTTCCACAGAGCAGGTTCTCAGTGCCCTCCACGGGTCTCAGGCAATAATGTGTCATCTCTATACTTCCCTGACATTGATGGTAGGTTGGGCTGTATGGTTGAAAGTTACAGCCAAATGGATGCAGCAAAGGAGCTGAGAGCAGTCTTGTCCAGCTTGAGTAATATGCTGGTAAACTCACTTTTTTCAGGTATCTCAGACctcagggaggaagaaaggattcCAAGGGCATAGCCAGCATTCCTTACCAGGAAGGTGAGGAACCAGAACAAGCACCATCTTATAAACATCTGCTTCTCAGACTTGTGATTGGGAAAAGTCTGGATTCCAAAAGTCCTCGCTTAGCCTTCATTCTACAGCCTCAATTTTACTGTCTGCCTTATGCTTCACCACCCCCTTTTGAGATTTATTCTACTTCTGCATCTATCACTTCCCAAAGTCACTGCTGACTTCCTTCTAGCCAAGTCTAATGATCTGTGATTTTCACCACCTCAGCACTTTGACTCCTAAACAAGTCACTATCTCCTTTGTCTAACATTGACTTCTATAACCATTACAACTAGTTCAAATTTGTGTTGCTCTAATCCATTTTTCAAGGCATTTTTCTATGCACCACCTGTTTTGCTCTGTGCAACAATCCTGTAAGGAAAATACTTATGCTTTTTGTACAGGTGAAGAAAGTGtggctggaaacaacccagatgtccaacAATAGTAGCATGGATGAAGAAATATGGTATATTCATTAAGATGGAATACTAAATAGCagttaaaaatgaaggaattcagcTCAGTGCATCAACATGGATGACTCTTACAAATATACAATGTTCAGCAAAAAAGCAAGACACACGCAAAAAATACATGGCAagcttccatttatatgaatttcaAAAATGGATAAGATTAAATTACATTGTTTAGGGATACAAAAATAGTGAGctataaagaaaatcaaggaaataagCATAAGTCAGGCTAGTTGTTCCCTCTGGGTGGAGGGGGGCGGTTTAGGAACAGAGAAAGTTAAGGGACTTTTGGGGTTCTGACAATGTTTTATTCTTGATCTGGACAATGGCCATAAAGGTGTCTGCTTTATAATAGTTCATAAAGTGTAAATTTATGTCTtatgcacttttctgtatgtgtggCATAGTTcacaaaaaattcttttaaaaagtcatgctGTTGTTGTAGATTAAGGACCATATTTAGAGTAGGAAGGTCCTATACTACGCTGCTTaattttctccccatttctatACTTATTTCTTTGCTGACTCCCTCTTCCTGTCTGATCTTGGGTGTGCCAGTTTCACTAGTCATTTGTCACTTCATCCTTCCTCTACCACATCTCTTCACCTTCTCCAACCTCAACTCCCCAAACCCAGAATACCCTGGaagcttgaaaaataaaatatagactcAAGGGCTCAATCACTCAAGATCCTGATTCAGTAGGGCTACAGTGGGGCctgggagttttaaaaatgtaaataaagcacCCTATAAATTATGGTACATGCATACAATTTTGAAGCTGCTAAAAAGAATGTCGTGACATGAGTGATCTCCAAATTATTAAGTGAAAAGCAAGGTGCCAAATAGTGTGCTATTATTTGTAAAGGTAAAAGAGgtaatatttatacatacataaatgccTACATACACACAGGATACATACCCAAGAAATTATAAATAGCGGTTGCCAATGTGTAGGGGGGAAGGAGAATTTAGGGTCAGGAATAGAGACTTACTTTTTGTTACATGCCTGTGATTTGCAATCATAGGGTCAGAATATCTGCTCCTGTAGGATATGGTAGTAGTTACAGATAGGTGTCAAGGGTGGCATGTCGATATTTTGAATGTAATTTCACTACAATCACTCTACGCCTAAGAATACTTTGAGGTAAGAAGACGTGGCAATGCCTTCCTCCGCCAAGGAGCTGTATCCTCCCTCTCAACCCTCTCCACTGTACTCAGTCAACTCactgcttttaaataaatatctactTGGCTCCAGGATGCATCCTACACCGTATGGCACACGAATCTTAATTCCAGGCGTGATTCCGTCACCCCTGGCTCTTCTCTCCCAGTAACCCAATCCCAACCCTACGCTCCCAAAGGCGGGTGTCCGGACGCCCCCTCTCTGCAGCCAGGTCGCCAGCCACGCTATACAGGAGGCAAGCGCCGGAAGCCCCAAAACGGTGGCCCTTCCCATCCGAGGTTTGGCCGTGAGGCGGCGAACGCACAAGCGGGGACGCAGGAATTCGGAACGGAGTTTAAACTCATTTGGGGAAAGTGGTGATGGGTGTGATGCCACGCCCAAACCACAGCCCCAGCGAACGCAGAGGAAGCCAACCGCTCGGCTCCCCGACCTCCGACCCCGCCCCCGTCACTCACCCCAGAGTTACACCCTACGTCGAGCCCCAGGATCGGCCTCGATTCGGGACTCTGAGGGAAAAGCCGGCGAAGCAGCTCCGGGGGCAAGAGGCGGAGCCGCTGTTCTGGAGGATGGAAGCGGGAATACTGAGGGAAATTTCCAAACGGGGCGGCCCCGGGTTCCAGAATTCGCGGTTCTTCTTCCGCCGCGGCCTCTTCAACGCCCCCGGTGGCCTGTTTCGTGGACGCCGCCATTTGTCAGCCTGGCTTCTGGGTCCCGGCGGAACCGGAAGTCGGATCCCGGCGCGGGTAGGGGACGGGACGCCAGCGCGCGTGCGTTAAATGGCAAAGAAGGGTGGGTCTGAAGGCTGACGTCCCCTCTGGGAGCGCGGACAGCCGGGGCTTGTGTTACTTTGTTGCACCCTCACCACCACCTGGGGGGTGGTCAGTTCCATTATCCGGTTTTGTAGGCGAGGAAACAAACGCAGAGAGGTTCCGTGCCTTGCCCAAGCCGATACAGTTTCAACTTGAGCTATACCCAGAACAAGGAGTTTGTGGGGATGTTGGAAATCAATTTTGGTCca is a genomic window of Acinonyx jubatus isolate Ajub_Pintada_27869175 chromosome B4, VMU_Ajub_asm_v1.0, whole genome shotgun sequence containing:
- the BCDIN3D gene encoding RNA 5'-monophosphate methyltransferase; this translates as MAASTKQATGGVEEAAAEEEPRILEPGAAPFGNFPQYSRFHPPEQRLRLLPPELLRRLFPQSPESRPILGLDVGCNSGDLSVALYKHFLSLRDGETCSDASGELHLLCCDIDPVLVERAEKECPFPDALTFITLDFMNQRTRKVLLSSFLNQFGRSVFDIGFCMSVTMWIHLNHGDRGLWEFLAHLSSLCRYLLVEPQPWKCYRAAARRLRKLGLHDFDHFRSLAIRGDMANQIVQILTQDHGMELVCCFGNTSWDRSLLLFRAKQATETHPIPESLVDEGKEKNRLRSWRQ